A part of Miscanthus floridulus cultivar M001 chromosome 6, ASM1932011v1, whole genome shotgun sequence genomic DNA contains:
- the LOC136457346 gene encoding uncharacterized protein, with amino-acid sequence MAPSSMASNPLFDMQVTEKLTRQNHAMWSAQVLATLRGARLERYVNSKAVAPAEEITEKAADGKVVKVSNPAYEEWYAADQQVLGFLLGSLSRDILVQVTISRTAAEAWKAISDMFASHTRARTTNVRLALATMKKENMTVAQFYGKMKGLADEMSVAGKPLNDEELVMYICNGLDPEYNPLVFALVTRVEPVTPAELYSQLLSFETRLELQLGNGSSSVNTAGRGGRGGNQQMRGRGRGRSNFGRGSSGGRGSSGGRGQQNYQRSNQQNQNQRKSFSMGPTATHDRDGRPICQVCFKTGHMVLECWHRFVENYVPEERHVAAAMSLYSMDQNWYMDTGATDNITSDLEKLAVRDKYNGGDQIHTASGAGEPQHLNEALENKNWKEAMDLEYSALMKNKTWHLVPPKKGTNIIDCKWVYKIKRKSDGSLDRYKARLVAKGFKQRYGIDYDDTFSPVVKAATIRIVLSVAVSKGWSLRQLDVQNDFLHGLLEEEVYMKQPPGYEDKSLPNYVCKLDKALYGLKQAPRAWYSRLSMKLQDLGFKPSKADTSLFFYEKGNISMYVLVYVDDIIVASSTPSATSALLNDLNKDFALKDLGDLHYFLGIEVNKVSDGIILTQEKYASDVLKRVGMSDCKPVATPMSTSEKLSIHEGDALGPNDATQYRSVVGALQYLTLTRPDISFSVNKLREF; translated from the exons ATGGCGCCGTCAAGCATGGCGTCGAATCCCCTTTTCGACATGCAAGTCACGGAGAAGCTCACGCGCCAAAACCATGCTATGTGGTCGGCGCAAGTTCTTGCAACCTTACGAGGTGCAAGATTGGAGCGCTACGTCAACAGCAAAGCCGTCGCTCCAGCAGAAGAGATCACTGAGAAGGCGGCCGATGGCAAGGTCGTCAAGGTCTCCAACCCTGCATACGAAGAGTGGTATGCTGCGGACCAACAGGTCCTTGGATTTCTTCTTGGGTCCCTGTCCAGGGATATATTGGTGCAAGTCACCATCTCAAGGACGGCTGCTGAAGCTTGGAAGGCAATCAGCGACATGTTTGCCTCCCACACACGCGCACGTACGACGAATGTGCGCCTCGCCCTCGCAACAATGAAAAAGGAGAACATGACCGTAGCTCAATTCTACGGCAAGATGAAGGGACTAGCAGATGAGATGTCTGTAGCAGGAAAGCCCCTCAATGATGAAGAGCTGGTGATGTATATCTGCAATGGTCTAGATCCTGAGTACAATCCTTTAGTCTTTGCCCTTGTAACTAGAGTTGAACCTGTTACTCCCGCCGAATTGTACTCACAACTATTAAGCTTTGAGACTAGACTAGAATTGCAGCTCGGCAATGGATCTTCGTCGGTCAACACAGCAGGAAGAGGAGGCCGTGGAGGAAATCAGCAGATGCGCGGTCGTGGTCGTGGGCGCTCCAACTTCGGCCGAGGCTCATCTGGTGGCCGAGGTTCATCTGGTGGGCGCGGCCAACAGAACTATCAGCGATCCAATCAGCAGAACCAGAACCAGCGCAAAAGTTTCTCCATGGGCCCAACTGCAACTCATGACAGGGATGGCCGGCCTATCTGTCAAGTCTGCTTCAAGACAGGACATATGGTGCTTGAATGCTGGCACCGTTTTGTTGAGAACTACGTTCCAGAGGAACGTCATGTTGCTGCTGCCATGAGTCTCTATTCCATGGATCAAAATTGGTACATGGACACTGGCGCCACCGACAACATCACCAGTGATCTTGAGAAGCTCGCCGTTCGTGACAAGTATAATGGCGGCGACCAAATCCACACCGCAAGTGGTGCAG GAGAACCACAGCATTTAAATGAAGCTTTAGAAAATAAAAATTGGAAAGAAGCTATGGATCTTGAATACTCTGCTTTAATGAAGAACAAGACTTGGCATCTAGTACCTCCAAAAAAGGGTACTAATATTATTGATTGCAAATGGGTTTATAAAATCAAACGAAAGTCAGATGGGAGTCTTGATAGATATAAGGCTCGTCTTGTTGCTAAAGGTTTCAAGCAGAGATATGGGATAGATTATGATGATACTTTTAGTCCTGTGGTTAAGGCTGCAACTATTAGAATTGTTCTGTCAGTTGCGGTATCGAAAGGTTGGAGTTTACGTCAACTagatgtccaaaatgatttcctgcaTGGCTTATTAGAAGAAGAAGTATACATGAAACAGCCGCCTGGATATGAGGATAAATCTTTACCGAATTATGTGTGTAAGCTTGATAAggctttatatgggcttaagcaagcgcCAAGAGCGTGGTATTCTAGATTGAGCATGAAGTTGCAAGATTTGGGTTTTAAACCATCTAAAGCAGATACATCTTTATTCTTCTATGAGAAGGGAAATATTAGCATGTATGTTCttgtttatgttgatgatattattgtGGCAAGTTCTACACCAAGTGCAACTTCAGCTCTGCTTAATGATCTTAACAAAGATTTTGCCTTAAAAGATTTGGGTGATCTGCATTATTTTCTTGGAATTGAGGTTAATAAAGTTTCAGATGGTATAATTCTAACTCAAGAGAAGTACGCTTCGGATGTATTAAAAAGAGTTGGTATGAGTGATTGTAAGCCAGTGGCAACGCCTATGTCTACTTCAGAGAAACTTTCGATTCATGAAGGGGATGCTCTCGGTCCTAATGATGCTACACAATATAGAAGTGTAGTTGGTGCGTTACAATATTTGACTTTGACAAGACCAGATATATCATTTTCTGTTAACAAG TTAAGAGAATTCTGA